In Vigna unguiculata cultivar IT97K-499-35 chromosome 3, ASM411807v1, whole genome shotgun sequence, a single genomic region encodes these proteins:
- the LOC114176607 gene encoding glutathione S-transferase U18-like, protein MAKSELKVIGKWSSPYAMRVKIALNIKALEHEHFEETLNPKSDLLLQSNPVYGKVPVLFHHGRPICESLIIVQYIDETWTTDPPILSSHPHDRALARFWAAYIDDKWFPSMKSIMTVEGEEERKPYFEVLEEVLERVEGAFSECSKGKPFFAGDRIGFLDIAFGCFLGWLSVIEHRYERKLLVEAKAPGLVKWAEKFAADPAVKGLIPETDKLVEISKSLQIKWRAAIRKN, encoded by the exons ATGGCGAAGAGTGAGTTAAAGGTGATTGGAAAATGGTCAAGTCCTTATGCGATGCGAGTGAAGATTGCGCTGAACATCAAAGCCCTTGAACATGAGCACTTTGAAGAAACGTTGAACCCCAAAAGCGACCTTCTTCTTCAGTCCAACCCTGTGTATGGCAAAGTCCCAGTTCTCTTCCACCATGGCAGACCCATCTGTGAATCTTTGATTATAGTTCAATACATAGATGAAACATGGACCACTGATCCTCCTATCCTCTCCTCCCATCCTCACGATAGAGCTCTTGCTCGCTTCTGGGCTGCTTACATAGATGATAAA TGGTTTCCTTCCATGAAAAGCATTATGACTGTTGAAGGAGAGGAGGAAAGGAAGCCATACTTTGAGGTGTTGGAAGAAGTACTTGAAAGGGTGGAGGGTGCTTTCTCGGAATGCAGCAAAGGAAAGCCGTTTTTTGCAGGAGACAGGATTGGATTCCTTGACATTGCTTTTGGGTGCTTCCTGGGATGGCTCAGTGTGATAGAACACAGGTATGAAAGGAAACTGCTTGTTGAAGCAAAGGCTCCTGGTTTGGTGAAATGGGCTGAGAAATTTGCTGCTGACCCTGCTGTGAAGGGGCTTATACCTGAGACTGATAAGCTTGTTGAGATTTCCAAGTCTCTTCAGATCAAATGGAGAGCTGCAATTCGCAAGAACTAG